A window of the Mucilaginibacter sp. cycad4 genome harbors these coding sequences:
- a CDS encoding inositol-3-phosphate synthase yields MKINITPAKGKLGILIPGLGAVATTLIAGVEAVKKGISQPIGSLTQMGHIRLGKRTENRNPKIKEFVPLADLNDIVFGGWDVYEDNVFEAASNAQVLEAGLLHSVKAELEAIKPMKAAFDKNYAKNLDGTHVKTGTRLELAEQVMADIKNFKEANGLDRVVLVWCGSTEIYYEASAVHQSLAAFEEGLKNDDKLIAPSMIYAYAALKLGVPFANGAPNLTVDIPALIELAKLTKTPIAGKDFKTGQTLMKTVLAPGLAARSLGVHGWFSTNILGNRDGWVLDDPDNFKTKEVSKLGVLEDIFKPEDNQELYGNIYHKIRINYYPPHGDNKESWDNIDIFGWLGYKMQIKINFLCRDSILAAPIALDLAIFCDLAKRAGMSGIQEWLSFYLKSPQTAPGLHAENDIFKQLIKLENTLRYLMGEDLITHLGLDYYDDMFATE; encoded by the coding sequence ATGAAAATCAACATTACACCTGCTAAAGGTAAGCTTGGTATCCTGATCCCCGGGTTAGGCGCTGTAGCAACTACCTTAATTGCCGGCGTAGAGGCCGTAAAAAAAGGCATCTCGCAACCAATTGGCTCCCTTACTCAAATGGGTCACATACGTTTAGGAAAAAGAACCGAAAACCGTAACCCGAAAATTAAAGAATTTGTTCCTTTAGCTGATTTGAACGATATCGTATTTGGCGGTTGGGATGTTTATGAAGATAACGTATTTGAAGCTGCCTCAAACGCCCAGGTACTGGAAGCAGGACTTTTACATTCGGTTAAAGCCGAATTGGAAGCTATTAAACCAATGAAAGCTGCGTTTGATAAAAACTACGCTAAAAACCTTGATGGTACCCACGTTAAAACCGGAACCAGGCTTGAGCTTGCCGAGCAGGTAATGGCAGATATCAAAAACTTTAAAGAGGCTAATGGTCTTGACAGGGTTGTGTTGGTATGGTGCGGTTCAACCGAGATCTATTATGAAGCATCGGCTGTACACCAGTCATTAGCTGCTTTTGAAGAAGGTTTGAAAAATGATGACAAGCTGATAGCCCCAAGTATGATCTATGCTTATGCGGCTTTAAAATTAGGCGTACCTTTTGCTAACGGCGCCCCTAACTTAACAGTTGATATCCCTGCATTGATCGAACTGGCTAAATTAACCAAAACCCCTATTGCAGGTAAAGATTTCAAAACCGGTCAAACCTTAATGAAAACTGTATTGGCACCAGGCCTTGCAGCACGTTCATTAGGCGTACATGGCTGGTTCTCAACTAACATTTTGGGTAACCGCGATGGCTGGGTTCTTGACGATCCGGATAACTTCAAAACTAAAGAAGTATCAAAACTGGGTGTATTGGAAGATATCTTCAAACCAGAAGATAACCAGGAGCTTTACGGTAACATCTACCACAAGATCCGTATCAACTACTACCCTCCGCATGGCGATAACAAAGAGAGCTGGGATAACATCGACATTTTTGGCTGGTTAGGTTACAAAATGCAGATCAAGATTAACTTCCTTTGCCGCGACTCGATCCTTGCTGCGCCTATCGCGCTTGACTTAGCTATCTTCTGCGACCTGGCTAAACGCGCAGGCATGAGCGGCATCCAGGAGTGGTTATCATTCTACCTGAAATCGCCTCAAACAGCACCAGGTTTACATGCAGAAAATGATATCTTCAAACAACTGATCAAATTGGAGAATACCCTTCGTTACCTGATGGGCGAAGACCTGATCACCCACCTTGGGTTGGATTATTATGACGATATGTTCGCGACCGAATAA
- a CDS encoding NAD(P)-dependent oxidoreductase, translating into MRERVLITGASGFVGSHLIEEAMQNNLEVFIAVRKSSKIDHLKNLDIQYIYPEFNNKETLKKQLAEIKPDYIIHAAGVTSARSEAEYNRINATYTHNLASAAYEACADLKKFVLIGSLASVGPLNTLTGTITEETPPHPVTAYGRSKLLAEEKLKTISGLNYTILRPTAVYGPRDTGIFIFFKQIVKGIEPYIGNAQQKLSFIYVKDLAKASIKALYGGNNKTFNLSDGNFYNRYELGNITKEVLMLKTIKFHLPVNFVKMIAAVSEKISSLSNKAAVLNIEKLNELTAINWNCDIEAAKSDLGFYPLYNLQNGMAETLKWYKANKWL; encoded by the coding sequence ATGAGGGAACGGGTTTTAATAACCGGTGCAAGCGGTTTTGTTGGATCTCATTTAATTGAAGAAGCCATGCAAAACAACCTGGAGGTATTTATAGCTGTACGCAAAAGCAGCAAAATTGATCACCTGAAAAATTTAGACATTCAATATATTTACCCCGAATTTAACAATAAGGAAACATTAAAAAAACAACTGGCAGAAATAAAACCCGACTATATCATACACGCAGCAGGTGTAACCAGCGCCCGCTCCGAAGCCGAATATAACCGGATCAATGCCACATATACCCATAACCTTGCTTCGGCAGCTTATGAGGCCTGTGCCGACTTAAAAAAGTTTGTACTTATTGGCAGCCTGGCCTCGGTTGGGCCGCTTAATACGTTAACGGGCACTATAACCGAAGAAACCCCTCCGCATCCTGTTACAGCATACGGCAGGAGCAAACTGCTTGCCGAAGAGAAACTAAAAACAATAAGCGGCCTAAATTATACCATACTACGACCTACCGCGGTTTACGGGCCAAGGGATACAGGCATATTTATATTTTTTAAACAGATAGTGAAGGGGATTGAGCCATATATAGGCAATGCACAGCAAAAGCTCAGCTTTATATATGTTAAAGACCTGGCCAAAGCAAGTATCAAGGCCTTGTATGGTGGTAATAACAAGACATTTAACCTCAGCGACGGCAATTTTTACAACCGTTATGAGTTAGGGAACATTACCAAAGAGGTGTTGATGCTCAAAACGATCAAATTTCATCTGCCTGTAAATTTTGTTAAAATGATTGCAGCTGTATCTGAAAAAATAAGTTCTTTGAGCAACAAAGCTGCGGTACTGAATATTGAAAAGCTTAATGAATTGACCGCCATTAACTGGAATTGTGATATTGAAGCAGCTAAATCCGACCTGGGATTTTATCCTTTATACAACCTGCAAAACGGTATGGCCGAAACGCTAAAATGGTATAAGGCCAACAAATGGCTTTAG
- a CDS encoding GNAT family N-acetyltransferase, translated as MITIVTVKSKKELASFIDFPHDLYQDDPYYVPELFIAQRDLLTKHPFHKHNTVQPFLAYDGDKIVGRIAAILNNGHNEYSHVNDGFFGFFDCINDTAVSNLLFETVTKWLKEKGVTGKLLGPTNFSTNEPCGLLIQGFDSSPFLMNTYNFAYYANLVENFGFTKDVDLIGWHWEGQAYDDKSVRLLNALEERLKRNDIVIRKINLKNFKEEAAKLREVYNSAWDKNTGFVPLTNEEYDYLAKDLKLILDPDFAIVAEQRGKIVAFGLALPDYNDIFKKIKRGRLLPTGIFKLLFGKKSITGIRIYALGVIEDYRKMGIEACLYGTIIKEYKAKGYKHAEAGWTLENNDMMNRAIEAIKGDPYKKYRLYQKAI; from the coding sequence ATGATTACAATAGTAACGGTTAAATCAAAAAAAGAACTGGCTTCATTTATTGATTTCCCGCATGACCTTTACCAGGACGATCCTTACTATGTTCCTGAGCTGTTTATTGCCCAAAGGGATTTGTTAACCAAGCACCCTTTCCATAAGCACAATACCGTACAACCGTTTTTAGCTTATGACGGGGATAAAATTGTTGGCCGGATAGCTGCTATCCTCAATAACGGCCATAACGAATACAGCCACGTTAACGATGGCTTTTTTGGTTTTTTTGATTGTATAAACGATACAGCTGTATCTAACCTGCTTTTTGAAACGGTTACCAAATGGCTTAAAGAAAAAGGCGTTACCGGCAAACTGTTAGGGCCTACCAATTTTTCGACCAATGAACCCTGCGGGTTGTTAATACAAGGTTTTGACAGTTCACCATTCCTGATGAACACCTATAACTTTGCCTATTATGCCAACCTGGTTGAAAACTTTGGCTTTACCAAAGATGTTGACCTGATAGGATGGCACTGGGAAGGGCAAGCCTATGACGATAAATCGGTACGGTTATTAAACGCGCTTGAAGAACGGTTAAAGCGAAATGATATCGTTATCCGGAAGATCAACCTTAAAAACTTTAAGGAAGAGGCTGCTAAGCTGCGCGAAGTCTATAACTCGGCCTGGGACAAAAATACTGGTTTTGTGCCCCTGACCAACGAAGAGTACGATTACCTGGCCAAAGATCTTAAACTGATCCTCGATCCTGATTTTGCCATCGTTGCCGAGCAGCGCGGTAAAATTGTTGCATTTGGCCTGGCTTTGCCTGATTACAACGATATCTTCAAAAAAATAAAACGCGGCCGTTTGTTGCCTACCGGTATTTTCAAATTGCTGTTCGGCAAAAAGAGCATCACGGGGATCCGCATTTACGCTTTGGGTGTTATTGAAGATTACCGTAAAATGGGCATCGAAGCCTGTTTATATGGCACCATCATCAAGGAGTATAAGGCCAAGGGTTATAAACATGCAGAAGCCGGCTGGACACTGGAGAATAACGATATGATGAACCGTGCCATTGAAGCCATAAAAGGCGATCCGTATAAAAAATACAGGCTATATCAAAAAGCGATATGA
- a CDS encoding pyridoxal phosphate-dependent aminotransferase family protein, producing MVKKLHGKIAQFQVANMLRERGLYPYFRPIESAQDTEVIIDNKRVLMFGSNSYLGLTNHPKIKEASKKAIDKYGTGCAGSRFLNGTLDIHIELENRLASYVGKEATVLFSTGYQVNLGVLSCVTGRNDYIILDEYDHACIIDGSRLSFSKVIKYAHNDMADLERKLSILPEDAVKIIAVDGIFSMEGDIVKLPKIVELADTYGANIMVDDAHSLGVIGDKGAGTASHFNLTNEVDLIMGTFSKSLASLGGFIASDQDTIDYIKHRARSLMFSASMPPGSVASVIAALDIIETEPERIEKLWDNTNYAMKLLLEEGFDLGPTESPILPIYVRDNEKTFAVTKHLQASGVFVNPVVSPAVPSDSSLLRFSLMATHTFEQIDEAVEKLAKAFKEVGVTSSVKEKI from the coding sequence ATGGTTAAAAAACTACATGGGAAAATCGCTCAGTTTCAAGTAGCAAATATGCTGCGTGAACGGGGGTTATATCCTTATTTCAGGCCTATTGAGTCTGCACAAGACACTGAGGTAATTATTGACAACAAGCGGGTATTAATGTTTGGTTCTAACTCATACTTGGGCCTTACCAATCATCCAAAAATCAAAGAAGCTTCAAAAAAAGCAATTGACAAATATGGCACAGGCTGTGCCGGTTCACGTTTTTTGAACGGTACACTTGATATCCACATTGAGCTTGAAAACAGGCTGGCCAGTTATGTAGGTAAAGAAGCCACTGTTTTATTCAGCACAGGTTACCAGGTTAACCTTGGTGTACTTTCGTGTGTTACCGGCAGGAATGATTATATCATACTTGATGAGTATGACCATGCCTGTATCATTGACGGCAGCCGCCTGTCGTTTTCAAAAGTGATCAAGTACGCCCATAACGATATGGCCGATCTTGAGCGCAAATTAAGCATACTTCCTGAAGATGCTGTGAAGATCATTGCAGTTGACGGTATTTTCAGCATGGAGGGCGATATCGTTAAATTGCCTAAAATTGTTGAGCTTGCCGATACCTACGGTGCCAACATCATGGTTGATGACGCGCATAGCCTTGGTGTAATTGGTGATAAAGGCGCAGGTACCGCTTCACACTTTAACCTTACCAATGAAGTTGACCTCATCATGGGTACCTTCAGTAAGTCATTAGCCTCATTAGGTGGTTTCATCGCCAGCGACCAGGACACTATTGATTATATCAAACACCGTGCACGTTCATTGATGTTCAGCGCAAGCATGCCTCCGGGCTCTGTTGCCAGCGTAATTGCAGCATTGGATATTATTGAAACTGAGCCCGAAAGGATCGAAAAATTATGGGATAATACCAATTATGCCATGAAGCTTTTACTGGAAGAAGGTTTTGACCTTGGCCCTACCGAAAGCCCTATTTTACCGATCTACGTTCGTGATAACGAAAAAACATTCGCAGTTACCAAACACCTGCAGGCATCTGGTGTATTTGTTAACCCGGTTGTATCCCCTGCTGTTCCTTCCGATTCGTCGCTGCTTCGTTTCTCATTAATGGCTACCCATACCTTTGAGCAAATTGACGAAGCCGTTGAAAAACTGGCAAAAGCCTTTAAAGAAGTTGGTGTAACCTCTTCTGTTAAAGAAAAAATATAA
- a CDS encoding TolC family protein, whose translation MKKHKYFLALLVLNLTLNLHSNSYAQTAADSISGPVSLKQAIDFALRNQPTVRQASIDEQINERDIKIGLSAWLPQVNGSGLYNYYYKGSPQAGASGANIPSNAGSIRNLSTLGVTASQVLYNNDVFLASRAKRYSREYYKQNTLSSQIDVVSDVSKAFFDVLLSGKQLDITNEDIIRLQRSLKDAKSRYTAGVSDPTDYKQATIALNNSLATRKQTEEAIKSKTALLKQIMGVGAATPLSLSYDSSRYEQEASIDTLQSLNVNNRIEYRLLETTKALNNLNVNYYRFGFLPSLSAVGSYQHAYFSHDFGDLYNKSFPTGYVGLTLAVPIFQGTKRLQNLAKARLQVERTDLDLINTKNSIYTEYTQALAAYKSNYTSYQLIRENVTLAKDVYKVVSLQYREGVKTYLDVIVSQADLRTAELSYYNALFNLLSSKIDLQRALGILPVQQP comes from the coding sequence ATGAAAAAACACAAGTACTTTTTAGCGCTTCTTGTACTTAATTTAACATTGAATTTACACAGCAATAGTTATGCCCAAACTGCAGCTGATAGTATCAGCGGCCCGGTTTCGCTAAAGCAGGCTATTGACTTTGCTTTACGTAACCAACCAACGGTAAGGCAGGCTTCAATTGATGAACAGATTAATGAGCGTGATATTAAAATTGGCCTGTCGGCCTGGCTGCCGCAGGTCAATGGTTCGGGCCTTTATAATTATTACTATAAGGGCAGTCCGCAGGCCGGTGCGTCGGGTGCTAACATCCCCAGCAATGCAGGCAGCATCCGTAACCTTTCAACCCTGGGCGTTACAGCCTCGCAGGTATTATATAACAACGATGTATTTCTTGCTTCAAGGGCCAAAAGATATTCACGGGAGTACTATAAACAGAACACCTTAAGCAGCCAGATTGATGTAGTAAGCGATGTAAGCAAAGCTTTTTTTGATGTTTTACTATCCGGCAAACAACTTGACATTACAAACGAGGATATCATCAGGTTACAAAGAAGCCTGAAGGATGCCAAAAGCAGGTATACCGCCGGTGTATCCGATCCTACAGATTATAAGCAGGCTACCATTGCTTTAAATAATTCATTAGCTACCCGTAAGCAAACCGAGGAAGCCATCAAAAGTAAAACGGCTTTATTAAAGCAGATCATGGGCGTAGGCGCGGCTACACCGTTAAGCCTCTCGTATGATTCGAGCCGGTATGAGCAGGAGGCCAGTATTGATACTTTGCAGTCGCTTAACGTAAATAACCGCATCGAATATCGTTTGCTTGAAACAACAAAAGCGCTCAATAATCTCAACGTAAATTACTACCGCTTTGGGTTTTTGCCTTCATTATCGGCAGTAGGCAGCTACCAGCATGCATACTTCAGTCATGATTTTGGTGATTTGTATAACAAGTCTTTCCCTACAGGTTATGTTGGCTTAACACTGGCTGTACCTATTTTCCAGGGGACAAAACGCCTGCAAAACCTTGCCAAAGCCAGGCTGCAGGTTGAACGTACCGACCTGGACCTGATCAATACAAAAAATAGTATTTATACCGAGTACACCCAGGCCCTGGCAGCATATAAAAGCAATTATACCAGCTACCAGCTCATTCGCGAAAATGTAACACTTGCAAAAGATGTATATAAGGTAGTAAGCCTGCAATACCGCGAGGGGGTAAAAACCTACCTGGATGTGATTGTATCGCAGGCTGATCTGCGTACAGCCGAACTGAGCTATTATAATGCCCTGTTCAATTTGCTCAGCAGTAAAATTGACCTGCAGAGGGCCCTGGGGATCCTGCCTGTACAGCAGCCATAA
- a CDS encoding efflux RND transporter periplasmic adaptor subunit, producing the protein MKHTYIYWLAPAALLTWASCGKPQKGGPAAMSPTPVYLADAKTAEAIYYDKYQGIVVSVNTVELRSQVPGFVTGIFFKEGDVVQKGKVLYEIDKRKYQAAFDQAKANVLSAEANLVKAQKDIDRYNMLLKSDAIARQTVDQAQATYETNKSQVAVAKAALESARTDLSYATITAPFTGRIGISQVRLGTQVAAGTTLMNTISAEHPIGVDVVINEQDINRFYGLQKSSTDSTFKLVLPDGSKYNKTGKVLAIDRGVSNQTGSIRVRIQFPNEDDVLKDGMSCVLQVLNSQSGERVQIPFKAVTEQMGEFFVFATRDTVVKDTAADKSVKDRRDTIAKQVKVKLGPRINEDVVIMSGIKQGDKVITDGFQRLRDGGRVTTGSAAPAGAAPKK; encoded by the coding sequence ATGAAACATACATATATATATTGGTTAGCCCCTGCAGCACTTTTAACATGGGCATCATGCGGTAAACCTCAAAAGGGCGGGCCGGCGGCCATGTCCCCAACCCCTGTATACCTTGCCGACGCTAAAACAGCCGAAGCAATATACTATGATAAATACCAGGGTATTGTGGTTTCGGTAAACACCGTCGAACTGCGCAGCCAGGTACCGGGTTTTGTAACCGGTATATTTTTTAAAGAGGGCGATGTTGTGCAAAAGGGAAAAGTATTATATGAAATAGATAAACGCAAATACCAGGCCGCTTTTGACCAGGCCAAAGCCAATGTATTAAGCGCCGAGGCCAATCTGGTTAAAGCACAAAAAGACATTGACAGGTATAACATGCTGCTTAAGAGCGATGCCATTGCCCGCCAGACAGTGGATCAGGCGCAGGCTACTTACGAAACCAATAAAAGCCAGGTTGCTGTAGCTAAGGCCGCGCTTGAGTCGGCCCGTACCGATTTATCATATGCCACCATTACCGCACCTTTTACAGGGCGCATAGGAATCTCACAGGTGAGGCTTGGAACACAGGTGGCAGCAGGTACTACATTGATGAACACCATATCGGCCGAGCATCCTATCGGCGTTGACGTAGTGATCAACGAGCAGGATATCAACCGCTTTTATGGTCTTCAAAAATCAAGTACCGACAGTACCTTTAAACTGGTGTTGCCCGATGGAAGTAAATACAACAAAACAGGTAAAGTACTGGCGATTGACAGGGGCGTTAGCAATCAAACCGGCAGCATTAGGGTAAGGATCCAGTTTCCGAACGAGGATGATGTGCTGAAGGATGGTATGAGCTGTGTTTTGCAGGTGCTGAACAGCCAATCGGGCGAGCGGGTGCAGATTCCGTTTAAAGCGGTAACCGAGCAAATGGGCGAATTTTTTGTATTTGCCACCAGGGATACCGTTGTAAAAGATACTGCAGCCGATAAATCGGTTAAAGACAGGCGCGATACGATTGCAAAGCAAGTGAAAGTAAAATTAGGGCCGCGCATTAATGAGGATGTGGTGATAATGAGTGGTATAAAACAAGGCGATAAGGTGATTACCGACGGATTTCAACGTTTACGGGATGGAGGCAGGGTAACTACCGGATCAGCCGCGCCGGCAGGTGCAGCGCCTAAAAAATAA